AATTTACTTTGCTCTTGTTATTTTAATGGCTACACTTGCCGCACATTTAAATTTGTGGTTACTTGGCCTATTAATCCCTTTTAATCTTTTTTTATGGTGGAAAAAAGAATCGTATTGGATGATTGCAGCTCTTGTAATCATCTCTTTTCCTACCGTCTTCTATACCTCACAAATTCTACAGCATAGAGAACAACCTATTCCTAAAGAAACCATTTTAACATGGACAGATGACTATACAATCAACGGAACAAAGTTAAGAGGATTTGCAAAGCTTGAAAATGGCTCAAAAGTATACGCGGTCTTAACATTTCAATCACAGAAGGAAAAAGAGAAGTACGAACAAGTTTCTTTAAGTGGTGTAATATTTCATGTAAAAGGAGAATTAGTAAAACCTACCTTGCCAGCTCATCAATATGCATTTTCAATGGAAAATTATATTACAAGTCATGGTGCTCAAGGTATCTATGAAATTGACCAGACATCTTATGTAAATAGAGAACATTCAATTGCTGCTCGTTTAGCACAGCAACGTTTTACGGTTAAAAAACATATTGAAAATACTTTTCCTAAAAGTCTTGTTGCTGAAGCACAAGCATTAATAATAGGAGAACAAGAAAATGTCGATCAAGACTTAAATAGGGCTTATCAAAAACTAGGTATAACTCATTTATTTGCCATTTCAGGGCTTCATGTGGCACTTGTATCGATTTTAATCTATGAATTGTTTTTAAGGCTTCATATAAGGCGAGAACATGCAACTTTCATAATTATGATGGCATTGCCAATCTATGCTTGTATTGCTGGAGGGGCCCCCTCTGTTTGGCGTTCTGTACTTGTTGTAGAGATGGTAATGTTGAGTAAACTATGGTCATCAAAATTATCAATAGATGATGCATTGGCATTGAGTTTCATCGGATTGGTTTTATATCAACCTAGTATTATCTTTCAAATTGGATTTCAGCTTTCTTATCTAGCAACCGTTGCTCTTATATATTCAGGGACAATTTTACAATCAACATCAAATACTATACTGCAATCCCTTTATATAACAACTGTTTGTCAACTGCTAGTATATCCTCTTCTAATCTATCACTTTTTTGAAGTAAGTCTGTCATCATTTTTGGCCAATATCATTTTTGTGCCTCTTTTTTCATTTATCATACTACCGATTAATATTGTTTTATTCATTTTGACTTTACTTTTTCAGCCAATCGCACAATTATTGTTCTTTGTATATGAACCTTTTCGAGTACTTATTACAAAGGTGATTATGTGGTTGCAAACAATTCCTTATCAAATGTGGGTCACTGGAAGGCCAAGTGTCATCATATGTTCTATAGCATTTATTGGAGTTTTAGTGGCATTTGT
This window of the Rummeliibacillus pycnus genome carries:
- a CDS encoding DNA internalization-related competence protein ComEC/Rec2 codes for the protein MATLAAHLNLWLLGLLIPFNLFLWWKKESYWMIAALVIISFPTVFYTSQILQHREQPIPKETILTWTDDYTINGTKLRGFAKLENGSKVYAVLTFQSQKEKEKYEQVSLSGVIFHVKGELVKPTLPAHQYAFSMENYITSHGAQGIYEIDQTSYVNREHSIAARLAQQRFTVKKHIENTFPKSLVAEAQALIIGEQENVDQDLNRAYQKLGITHLFAISGLHVALVSILIYELFLRLHIRREHATFIIMMALPIYACIAGGAPSVWRSVLVVEMVMLSKLWSSKLSIDDALALSFIGLVLYQPSIIFQIGFQLSYLATVALIYSGTILQSTSNTILQSLYITTVCQLLVYPLLIYHFFEVSLSSFLANIIFVPLFSFIILPINIVLFILTLLFQPIAQLLFFVYEPFRVLITKVIMWLQTIPYQMWVTGRPSVIICSIAFIGVLVAFVCFEKKQYKRAICCILMPAIVIHIAPSFHRDVRITFLNVGQGDSIIIESPYRKNVYVVDTGGLLRFNQDQWKQSKHEYEVGRRIVVPYLKGRGIRVVNKLMLTHADADHIEGAEEVLEEIQVKEIHISPNSWEKSVMYDLIELVKKERIPFKEKMAGEKWREGDVYFEYLSPIDTHYEGNNDSLVLLFKYGSFKLLLTGDLEEEGELRLVKNNARSLEHLTILKAGHHGSKTSSSEPFLKTTKPLLTIFSTGLNNRYGHPNKEIVERYNNLKLPTLNTAEVGSIEVTVTKNQWDIITTLQLIEMKKALSN